The following coding sequences lie in one Rhodohalobacter barkolensis genomic window:
- a CDS encoding cytidine deaminase: MSNYAPYSHSEEYCLVEGKSGLFYPGVRVENISFPLTISAVHGAICSCLANGDQPVSIYQDEPHSELLEFWIGEFNTKRLKSLQDSPTLFDPLLPRGSDINNTLKELAKNCVIPHSNFPVTALLETPDGYIPGVNVEVSAWSLGLCAERTAIHRAITAGYGDNLGRLHIYAPKGDFSSPCGACRQVMAEFMPREKVVLHHGNQTSSSHFVKDLLPYGFTGSTLKKIK, from the coding sequence ATGAGTAACTACGCACCCTATTCACACAGCGAAGAGTACTGCCTTGTAGAAGGAAAATCGGGTCTGTTTTATCCCGGAGTCAGAGTAGAAAATATCTCCTTTCCGCTTACAATTTCAGCAGTACACGGTGCAATTTGCAGCTGTTTAGCCAATGGGGATCAGCCGGTGTCAATTTATCAGGATGAACCGCATTCAGAACTTCTTGAATTTTGGATTGGAGAGTTTAATACCAAACGACTTAAATCTTTACAGGACTCGCCAACTCTGTTCGACCCTTTGCTGCCGCGTGGTTCAGATATAAATAATACCCTTAAAGAGTTAGCCAAAAATTGCGTCATTCCCCATTCGAATTTCCCTGTGACCGCTCTGCTGGAAACTCCTGACGGATACATCCCCGGAGTGAACGTAGAAGTAAGCGCATGGAGCCTCGGACTCTGTGCAGAGCGCACAGCCATTCACCGGGCCATTACTGCAGGATATGGAGACAATCTGGGACGTCTGCATATCTACGCGCCCAAAGGAGACTTCAGCAGCCCATGCGGTGCCTGCCGTCAGGTAATGGCAGAGTTTATGCCAAGAGAAAAGGTTGTGCTCCATCATGGAAACCAAACATCATCCTCACATTTTGTAAAAGATCTCCTGCCGTACGGATTTACCGGCAGTACATTAAAAAAGATAAAATGA